From the genome of Prunus persica cultivar Lovell chromosome G8, Prunus_persica_NCBIv2, whole genome shotgun sequence:
CAACAAATTTGAGCATGTCCAGGCTACGAGGACAGGGGTATGATGACGCTAGTAAAGGTGAGCTCAATGGTCTTAAAACACAGATTTTGAGAGAATATCCTCAAGCATATTATGCCCGTTGTTTTGCACATCAACTACAACTAGCTCTTGTAGCCGTGGcaaatggaaatgaaaacattGCTACTTTCTTCACAACAGCTAATAGTGTCGTTAATATTATTGGAGCACTGTGTCAGCGTCGTGATGCACTTAGagagcaacaacaacaagatATTATGGAAACTCTTGAAATTGATGGTCTTGAAATGGGGCGAGGGTTAAATCAAGAGACTACTCTCAAACGTCCTTGTGATACACGTTGGAACTCACATTATGATACTTTACTTAGTATTAATATTATGTTTCATCCCGTGGTGACTTTGTGTTTTACTTATATTTGATGAGATTTATATTGGGAATCACAAATGATTTGTTAAAAGcattacaaaagaaagatcaagatATTGTGAATGCGATGATATTGGTCCAAAGATGTAAGCAAAAGCTACAATCCATGAGGGATGATGACTTTGATGATTTGCTCAGGGAAGTATCAATATTTTGTGGTAAAAATGATATTGACGCTCCTAACATGGATGATTTATTTGTACCACAAGGGAGATCAAGACGTAAAGCTCAGAAAATCACAAACCGCCAGTATTATCGTGTGGACTTATTTCTTACTATCATTGATAAGCAACTAGTGGAATTGAATAATCGCTTCACTGAGATAAATACTGAATTGCTTCTTTGTATGACATGTTTGAGTCCGGCTTATAATTTTGCAGCTTTTGACAAACAGAAAATACTTCGTTTTGCTAAATTTTACCCTCAAGAATTTAATGACCGAGACCTCATGAAGCTTGAAGATTAACTTGGGCTTTATATTGTTGATATGCAGAGCATCACAGAGTTTTCATCATTGAACGGAATTACTGATCTGGCAGAAAAATTGGTGAATACAGGAAGGAGTAGAATATACAACTATGTGTATTTACTTCTTACATTGGCTTTAGTTTTACCCATTGCAACAGCTTCGGTTAAGAGAGCTTTTTCAGCTATGAATATTGTGAAAACACCATTGTGTAACAAAATAGGGAATCAATGGTTGAGTGATAGCTTGGTTGTTTACATTGAGAAAGatgttttttcttgtattaGTAATGCAAATATAATGTGACGTTTTCATGATATGAAACCTCGTCGGCAATAATTGTAGGTTAATTGTaatgttattattttaattaattatgaataatattagtattgtttaaattataaggatgtttagttgtctttttttttgggggttttgagCTCTTATCTTTTAAATATTGCACCTCCGATGAAAAATTCCTTGATCCACCGCTGTGTACTGGTAAACCCCACCACCATCTCATCTCTCCTCTCATTCTACCATTCTGATTTCATTGGGTTTCATAACTTATcctttataattatatattttgtctaattttttatttggtagCTGAGAGGTCGAATGTGGCTTCTTCTTTACTCTTCCagaatttccttttaattCTTCCAATTTTCTATATGATTTTGGaagtttttgaaattaatggATGGATTTGCTGTTTTATGCAGAGAACATGTTGGAACAAATGCCTGAGAAGAAGCCTTTACTAAAACATCCCACACATATTACAAAATAGGTTTCCAATTTTTAATACCAAACAAATTTTCAAGTTCTCAAAAAAGTCAGAATAAAACTCCAACTCAAAGATGCAGATTCAATTCCAATTTTTGAAAATGGTTTTCTAATTGCCAGCCAAACGAGGCCTTcgtgtttttgttgtttcttaaAGACATTGTGGTGGGTTTTCGTTTTctggatttatttttatttttatttttttgctatGATAAGAACAGGGTGAGGGAACAAAAATGTTAGTTTGATCATTTTTACACTATTTTGTTCCACTTTTGAGCCTTcttttcatgtttttgttgttgttttttattttctcgaaaaataaaatatttgaattctGTGTTTTGGTCCAAGAACGttttatgaattaatttttgttgttgttgaaaatTTAAGACCATTGAGCACGATTTCAAAATTGTGCTTTTGCGGAAGCTGTAAAAACGTCTAATCAACTTGTCAGAATAAAAGCAAGTATAGAGACATTTAAAATGTTGGTGCACTGTGGCTATTGATAATAAACACAAATATTTGTGCCTTTAAGCTCAAAgagcacaaaaacaaatagtCTCTTatgagcaatttttttttggtagtgaTATAGAGAGAGGGGGAATTGAACTTAAAATCTTGAATGCGGGGATTAATACTCTTAAATAAGATAAAATGGTCAACGGTATCTAGCCCAGTGAAAAGGAACAtaatgtttcaaatttcattttgcttCCAAACTAGTGGTTTCATGAACATGATTGCTTAATATCATCAACCAACCATATTTGTACagattttgaaagaaattatgttttattttttatttttgatataAGCACCTAGTGGAGATGGACTTGATTTTGCAGACTAATAGTCTCAAGTTTGAAACTTGACACATTGACAGTGTGTGTACGTGAAAAACCCTCTACCCCCAATATCGCTttaatgtaaaataaaataaaagacaaaatgATATAATGATTGTCcttaacataaatatataggGTACGTACATATAATTTgcatatttggtttttttcttcttaagaCTTATTCTCAACCAATGGATTTAAATGAGATGATCCAAAGGCCAAATTTGTGGTCTAACTTGGTATATGTttgtacccaaaaaataaagggtggtgttaaaaaaatcataaaattagCACTTATGATTTAAGTACACCCTAATGTTTTAaatcaaaaatataaaattaattaagtacactttaattaccaaaaataccATGGTGTACCCTAATACACTCCAtcacacaaagaaaaaatcaaaagcaagaaacaaagaaaaataaaaataaaagcaatcgTTTACTCTTTAAATTCAAAGCATAATCTGGCAGAGGCAGTAAAAGATCCCAAGGaaaataggaagaaaaaatttcaatatcacTTAGATATAGGATCATTCGCGTGTTAAAAGGaaattcccaaaaaaatatacacatGGGAAGAAATAAACGAAGAACGGAGGAGGACATGAACTGTACGCAATTTCAAagtcaaaatattgaaaacaaaTTGTAAAAACTCCAAGGTTATTTGACTTTTGTCTTAACCCAAAAGGGATTGACGAATGTTAATCAAACCCAGTTGGGCAAAGCTCATAATTTGCGTCTTGTTCTGAAGGCTCTTTTTAACTCTTTTACCAGAAGACCCCAAAGGAAGGTTGTTGTGGAAttgtaaagagaaaaaaaagtcttTAACTAACCAATGAAAACAGGATGTGATAAAAGGAATTAAAGTTAGTGCTAGACTTTAATCTTAACAAAGTCTTCTCTGATGTATACTTCCCCTACTGCTTGAGTTTaacatattatttatttaaggaCGGTGAGTTGTGAttaaggaaatttaaaattatttaaatcaaTATGCTAAACGAcactaacaaaaaattaatcaaactTATCAAATCATCAGCCtttcaaataaacaaaagaatgtCATGGCACCATTTTCTCCAACTCCAACTACTTCCtctgtctttttctttaagtATCATCTTCTTTTGCATTAGTTAATGACAAAGGCATCTTTTCCTCGCAACACACCATGATGAAACATTGCTGAAGTCTTTGTCTTTGCCTCCCTGAAACCTCTCTgtgttgatttttcttttccatattTCAATTGGTGCCATTGAATTACCATCTTTCTAATCATTCTAGTTCTGCGATCCGGTGCTGAGAAAAGATTTCTTGGAACCACTTTCAATTCTGGTATAGGTAAGCATGAAGCAACAACTGACACATAGCTAATAAGCCTTGACTAAAAAATGTCGCGTTTCAGAATTTGCCATGCACTTTATTTATGACATATTCAACAACTGACACATATTCATCTgatgatttcttcttcttctgtttctaGGTATGATAAAGATgttgtcaaaaaaattgttgatgcCAAGGGAAGAGTAGCTGAGGGTTGTATCCTATACCACAATCTGCCAAGCAATCTCCACCAGATTCCTTTACTCCAAAGGCTTACTTGCTATGTAGCAAGGACACTCTATTAGGCCGAAGTATTGAAGTGTCTGACAGAAGGACACTCAGACAAGACTTCGACACTGGTCAACAGTCAAGACACATTTCGGACATTGTCAAAATACTTTCGGACACGGTCAACTGAAGTTTGATATCCTAATTTCATCATACCATATTTATTCTTCAtatcaaacatatataaaaggaCCAGCTTGATTAATCCAAAATaccttaatttaaaaaaatcagttTTCGAAATTATTAAATGTAACTTTTTGTAATGTtaaatcaaacattaaaagaaataaatttcataaaacatgtgaaaattttgaaatatgaaattaaaaaaaaggttaaataTGTGATTTGGGGATTGGGTTCTATTGGGTTGGAGGCAAAGCGGGTTAAGAGTAGCATTTTGCTGTAAAAGCCCATTCTAGATTGAAAACTCATCCTTGAGTGAAACGGTGCACTTCACTGAAAGGAGGGCATCGTCTCTGCACTGTCACTCTGCATTTTATTGAAAGGAAAGGAGGCAAGCCTGGTGCGACGTAGTCGTTTTTGTACAACTCAGAGGCCGAGAATTTCCATCTCAGATCACGGCGGCTTCATTTGCCTCCATTCAATCAACGTACCCGTATCCGTATCTGACGCGTACCGCACACCCGTATCCGTATCTGTATTCGTATCCGACGCGTATCGCACCAGTATCCGAATCAAAATCTTCATTGGTTTGGAGTTGTAAGATTTGCCAAATCGCTGGTATTAATTGACTGTTAATTGAAGCATATTGCTTGGAACCAAGGTttaaaatatcgatgatatcggaaatatcggtagtccaaaaatatggaaatttcgatggaaatatcgggatattatcaatatcgataaaaattgaataaaaaccatagaaattgtaagaaaaacttggaaatttttattgaaactttggagaatgtttatttagtcaattatctataagtttatcacaaaaaattagaaggaaatgcattgcatgatggatttaactaatttaagttgattatacagcaagcgggcaaacactgtgagtgtaaaaaatatgtaataattaatgaaaaaatattaaacacaccataatcatttatatataatgatttactacaatattttacactttatacattgcatggtaagatacctGAGTGACTTAgcaccacatagagttcctatgaggttcaaattttttcactatcttcatcatctctatgtgtagagtaagtgtattatgaagagtagtcatcaaatgataaattcccaaaatagttttgcatgtaattgttaacataccacccatataaatataaatattttagcatattatcacaaaaacataagtaatatggtgtttaaggtgt
Proteins encoded in this window:
- the LOC109950628 gene encoding zinc finger MYM-type protein 1-like, coding for MPQTLMRESNRRFLVKWFDSFVWLEYSKEKDAAFCFHCYLFKCDFDKQGKAGSDVFTEKGYSLRQGLPFRGHDESETSSNKGNYVELLQFLADHDEKVRAVVFENAPRNLKYSLRQGLPFRGHDESETSSNKGNYVELLQFLADDDEKVRAVVFENAPRNLKYIAPTIQKDLINSCAAETIDAIISDMDDAFFSILVDESRDVSIREQMAVVLRYVNKKGQVIVRLRGQGYDDASKGELNGLKTQILREYPQAYYARCFAHQLQLALVAVANGNENIATFFTTANSVVNIIGALCQRRDALREQQQQDIMETLEIDGLEMGRGFILGITNDLLKALQKKDQDIVNAMILVQRCKQKLQSMRDDDFDDLLREVSIFCGKNDIDAPNMDDLFVPQGRSRRKAQKITNRQYYRVDLFLTIIDKQLVELNNRFTEINTELLLCMTCLSPAYNFAAFDKQKILRFAKFYPQEFNDRDLMKLED